In uncultured Bacteroides sp., the following proteins share a genomic window:
- the rpmA gene encoding 50S ribosomal protein L27: MAHKKGVGSSKNGRESHSKRLGVKIFGGQICKAGNIIIRQRGTEHHPGLNMGMGKDHTLYALVDGVVTFKKGREDRSYVSIIPAETTQA; the protein is encoded by the coding sequence ATGGCACACAAAAAAGGTGTCGGTAGTTCTAAGAACGGCCGCGAATCACATAGCAAAAGATTAGGCGTAAAGATATTCGGTGGACAAATCTGCAAAGCCGGTAACATTATCATTCGTCAAAGAGGTACAGAACATCACCCAGGTTTGAACATGGGTATGGGTAAAGACCACACTCTTTACGCATTAGTAGATGGTGTTGTAACTTTCAAGAAAGGAAGAGAAGATCGTTCATACGTTTCTATCATTCCTGCTGAAACAACTCAAGCATAA
- the rplU gene encoding 50S ribosomal protein L21 — translation MYVIVEINGQQFKAEAGKRMYVHHIQDAENGATVEFDKVLLVDKDGAVTVGAPTVEGAKVVCEVISHLVKGDKVIVFHKKRRKGYRKRNGHRQQFTELNIKEVVA, via the coding sequence ATGTACGTAATTGTAGAGATCAACGGCCAACAGTTCAAAGCTGAAGCTGGAAAAAGAATGTATGTTCACCACATACAAGACGCTGAAAACGGAGCGACTGTCGAATTTGACAAAGTATTGTTAGTAGACAAAGATGGTGCAGTAACTGTAGGAGCCCCAACAGTAGAAGGTGCAAAAGTAGTATGCGAAGTAATTTCTCACCTTGTAAAAGGAGATAAAGTAATCGTATTCCACAAGAAGAGAAGAAAAGGTTACAGAAAGCGTAACGGTCACCGTCAACAATTTACAGAGTTAAACATTAAGGAAGTAGTAGCTTAA